One genomic window of Melanotaenia boesemani isolate fMelBoe1 chromosome 20, fMelBoe1.pri, whole genome shotgun sequence includes the following:
- the si:ch211-67f13.7 gene encoding zona pellucida sperm-binding protein 3: MKTKCYLLILCISVILPALSFAYESQLSRGRNVFELGAPNHEPISVSTTESQKLRQRISGAAALLSSLGLGRSFRSSTLVTPPSMRPGQMQADSPNDPDVSVTCSASDFVVRVRRAFYGLGADAQELTLGSDCKSNGDLGPHGDLLFKYPLTSCDAVRELPRGFLVYKYVLHYEPSSKRFPSRALPIDVSIECHYQRDYSVHQLAVQPTWQTVIVRKKLKGHPMDFQIRLMDDSWKTPAKTHEYLLGQTVNVQVSNPHLSPGEKLYINVCYAAPSSDSKSSLRYTVIDNFGCMLDSKQDPGASEFISRTDKTLRFSLKAFQFTADPDTEVSIHCKLLVTSEDPGPAHKSCTYRGHRWRALAGHDSICECCESKCVTSKHRRALKEGSASSGPLLVSDQPYTVEDDLLPVSPSAASKIEDKTNRNDYTQLNSPEKIWENGNVEKYADDKNTKQQFEERETILGADPEPDLEKLDYIERVLEDEWSEPKVRNFNMFREDGSGGDEGEDFSEISEEHMSHENQEEGELLHHGEQLKPTLPTKSGLQRELEPPDCEEENKKHACRVEEDGTTASVVQLIRETSRADVVNEEEKTWYFTWR, from the exons ATGAAAACAAAGTGTTATCTCcttattttgtgtatttctgtTATATTACCTGCCCTCAGTTTTGCGTACGAGTCTCAGTTAAGTAGAGGGAGAAACGTTTTCGAATTAGGCGCACCAAATCACGAACCTATCAGTGTGTCGACTACAGAAAGCCAAAAACTCCGCCAGAGGATTTCTGGTGCCGCAGCTCTGTTGTCTTCGCTCGGTTTGGGGAGATCCTTTCGTTCTTCGACATTGGTAACACCTCCATCCATGCGTCCAGGACAGATGCAGGCGGACTCTCCAAATGACCCAGACGTCTCTGTAACTTGCTCCGCGTCTGACTTTGTCGTGCGGGTGAGACGAGCTTTCTATGGTCTGGGCGCAGATGCGCAGGAGCTGACATTAGGCAGCGACTGCAAAAGCAACGGGGATCTAGGGCCACACGGTGACTTACTTTTCAAGTATCCATTGACGTCGTGTGATGCAGTGCGTGAG CTGCCTCGTGGTTTTCTGGTCTATAAATATGTGCTTCACTATGAGCCTTCATCAAAACGATTTCCAAGCAGAGCGTTGCCCATAGATGTCAGCATCGAATGCCATTACCAAAG AGACTACTCTGTTCACCAACTGGCCGTACAGCCCACATGGCAAACCGTCATTGTgcgtaaaaaattaaaaggacaTCCGATGGACTTCCAGATCAGACTAATGGATG ATTCTTGGAAGACACCAGCCAAAACCCATGAGTATCTACTTGGACAAACGGTTAATGTGCAAGTGTCAAATCCTCACCTTTCTCCTGGAGAAAAACTGTACATCAATGTCTGCTATGCAGCACCATCCAGTGATTCCAAATCCTCCCTAAGATACACAGTCATAGACAACTTTGG CTGCATGCTGGACAGCAAACAGGACCCTGGGGCCTCTGAGTTTATTTCTCGGACAGACAAGACCCTGAGGTTCTCCTTAAAGGCTTTCCAGTTTACCGCTGACCCCGACACTGAG gTCAGCATCCACTGCAAATTGTTAGTCACATCGGAGGACCCAGGACCTGCGCACAAATCCTGCACTTACAGAGGACATAG ATGGAGGGCCCTTGCTGGTCATGATTCAATATGTGAGTGCTGTGAGTCAAAATGTGTGACCTCTAAACACCGCAGGGCCTTGAAGGAAG GCTCTGCCAGTAGTGGGCCGCTACTGGTCTCAGATCAGCCATACACAGTCGAGGATGACTTACTGCCGGTCAGTCCCTCTGCAGCTAGCAAGATAGAGGACAAGACCAACAGAAATGATTACACTCAGCTGAATAGTCCTGAGAAGATCTGGGAAAATGGAAATGTGGAAAAGTATGCtgatgataaaaacacaaagcagcagTTTGAAGAGCGTGAAACTATCCTTGGAGCTGATCCTGAACCTGATCTAGAAAAGTTGGATTACATAGAGAGGGTGTTGGAGGATGAGTGGAGTGAACCTAAAGTGAGGAATTTCAATATGTTTAGGGAGGATGGATCAGGAGGAGATGAGGGGGAGGATTTTTCAGAGATCTCTGAAGAGCACATGAGCCATGAGAATCAGGAGGAAGGTGAACTGCTTCATCATGGGGAACAGTTGAAGCCAACATTACCAACAAAAAGTGGCTTGCAGAGGGAGTTGGAGCCCCCTGACTGtgaggaagaaaacaagaagcatgCATGTAGAGTTGAAGAGGATGGGACGACGGCCTCTGTGGTGCAGCTGATTAGGGAGACCAGTAGAGCAGATGTagtgaatgaagaagaaaaaacttggTATTTCACATGGaggtaa
- the si:dkey-157l19.2 gene encoding uncharacterized protein KIAA1522 homolog isoform X2 — translation MSNRDSLGFGDLLPQDVVEVFAQERHNKRGRKKRNRSLRRAFSWLKGKKRKNLTTNGQGLGLGPALDLALDGHPAGHQGHKGGQKSGKQAHPQGNSHAVPKRDDDKTTAPPMFQENVFIETSRPKYLEDLHTEALEGLKMMLQEETSNGVEFQDNESTISAMTVQTDGEGGGFVTDSTIPDSSSVVSMQSSASIRSSRSGLTRQGSTFRPLNSGKKSEKTKTRRRHRRTVVGIPKHVQRELGLDRSGWTLTPALDEEQLHNGETEIRPTTDRPQHAAESAKEVRDSPQATDIIQPLSKDKVEQLGATHAGHRDDLALLHCLGPDLEIGQRPHSLAVPWMTTGSSHQQHLLSPVISMSPQAPHLSKILPNAVLPPSIEVVEISRGRSRNSVRTVSKSSLKLSSPAPSRASSRASSTRTTSSNITSASRYYVPTVSDSSCWSNSASSETLVSDSSTISSSSTPRQKRSQYEDSSAVEDKVISSTCTSNGTSKNKINIKEEKVKKDGQFVRSLSVMKSKRAPPPPSRSYSLHSKMKRRSRDLAEDRVIPGESSPDNASTLSEENEKNKVRSSPLPCVSVDSPGYHADTSSLEDSAGSGSLFLMKSQLAEPKAGDVKDNAETVSKEASQEKQEPLKGNKLNKIVSPSSGYSSQDGASPQTSKQPYSSSPKHKKGFFAKLQKLFPGSSPPGSDPSSPSQIEFSKNTKITEESKPGFVDTVSVSPSVRTLRELFNIPPPPKVHAPPPPPPEVWAHNKRTFELLLGPPAPDNTYAIIKKNPKDRRQQRQSPSVSTEGSVKMERKHRNPTVTVESVNGSLNVLQAMKVQENGTLNTDIHKENNEKLAQNGDLKVDEKVRVCEMLNGMLVKAVEKREETLVAVKREEGQKTSTQATEVETKTDSIPSISLAHISPSPSLPRQPLTTKPTEVLSVQIVSHESSWPPPPPPMAQVGISGPDEIDLPLPPPPLFGEVVQVLPSAAVSGKPQVKAGGVKVITGAEPKKLHASKEVMSSTLNIPPPPPYTAPPPPTTAAVPPTTKNISSPPPSSRPKESAAPIVQDVTQVKEAQSPIVEVSPLPPEDLTPPIQEASQSAEEAAPESKFMVPQSIPPPPPLPSQLHPSEQIDTQDSTPLESEMNKDSTNSILTAPQSIPPPPPIEPLHLSINSQTVENPETETPPSPPSEFRNSPSPQETEEPAPSPPISIPLPPPLPVDSLVSTEPKSSPLSTENQSQMQTSAPFEPTPIITPLLLQMVKLRSVNSSPEPPEAQEEAPAVHEEPTPIVTPSLLQMVKLRSVNSSPEPPEAQEETPAPVVHEEPTPIVTPSFPQTVKLQFVNNNNPKPPEPQEPSEPEVTMNQQQQSSLVPSSSLNCEVPQKPIRRSLIVTSPTSTFPPVIATLQPTLPKSETVVVPPKPSSTAISSAIKSPPATTASPSMNLQEAIRLRTAARSKEGPASRFSLQSPLSPPDFHKSPTSTASFIFSKSNKKVVIETKQEDKETLQRKTEESKNKGVKVPPPVAKKPKANGKEAETSEGVEQTGQEAEQGSAKDATEEPNGTAGTVGGETSST, via the exons CTGTCCCAAAGCGAGATGATGACAAAACCACCGCGCCCCCAATGTTCCAGGAGAACGTATTCATTGAGACAAGCAGGCCCAAGTACCTGGAGGACCTCCACACTGAGGCCCTGGAAGGATTGAAAATGATGTTGCAGGAAG AAACCAGTAATGGAGTGGAGTTCCAGGATAATGAAAGCACAATT TCGGCAATGACAGTCCAAACAGATGGGGAAGGTGGAGGATTTGTGACCGACAGCACAATTCCTGATTCGTCCTCTGTCGTCTCCATGCAGTCATCCGCTTCCATAAGATCCTCCCGCTCTGGACTCACCAGGCAAG GATCAACATTTAGACCATTAAACTCTGGGAAAAAGTCAGAAAAGACCAAAACAAGGAGAAGACACAGGAGGACTGTTGTGGGGATCCCAAAACATGTTCAGAGAGAGCTGG GCCTGGACAGAAGTGGCTGGACGCTGACTCCGGCACTGGATGAGGAGCAGCTTCACAACGGTGAGACTGAAATCCGCCCCACTACTGATAGGCCACAACATGCAGCAGAGTCAGCAAAGGAAGTGAGAGACAGCCCCCAAGCTACTGACATCATCCAGCCTCTCAGCAAAGACAAAGTGGAGCAACTTGGTGCCACCCATGCTGGTCATAGGGACGACCTGGCTCTGCTGCATTGTCTGGGTCCCGACTTGGAAATTGGACAGAGACCTCATTCTTTGGCAGTCCCCTGGATGACTACTGGCTCCAGCCACCAGCAGCATCTACTCAGCCCTGTCATTTCCATGTCTCCTCAGGCTCCTCACTTGTCCAAAATCCTTCCCAATGCTGTGCTGCCACCCTCCATCGAGGTGGTGGAAATCAGCCGTGGACGGAGTCGCAACAGTGTGCGCACTGTCAGCAAGAGCAGCCTAAAGCTGTCCAGCCCAGCTCCCTCCCGTGCCTCATCTAGAGCTTCTTCAACCAGAACCACATCGTCAAACATCACCTCTGCTTCCCGCTACTATGTTCCCACTGTGTCTGACAGCTCCTGTTGGAGCAATTCAGCATCTTCAGAGACTTTGGTATCAGACTCTTCGACCATCTCTAGCAGCAGCACCCCCAGACAAAAAAGGTCTCAGTATGAGGATTCTTCTGCTGTGGAGGACAAAGTTATTTCATCTACATGTACATCTAATGGCacctctaaaaataaaattaatattaagGAAGAGAAGGTTAAGAAAGATGGGCAGTTTGTGCGTAGCCTCTCTGTCATGAAGTCCAAGAGGGCTCCACCTCCTCCAAGTCGCTCATACTCCCTACACAGTAAGATGAAACGTAGGTCAAGAGATCTGGCAGAGGATAGAGTCATTCCAGGAGAATCTTCTCCCGATAACGCCTCAACTTTAAgtgaggaaaatgaaaaaaacaaagtcagatCATCTCCACTGCCCTGTGTGAGTGTTGATAGCCCTGGCTACCATGCAGACACCAGTTCTCTTGAGGACTCAGCTGGCTCAGGTTCACTCTTTCTCATGAAATCTCAACTGGCAGAACCAAAGGCAGGGGATGTTAAAGACAATGCAGAAACAGTTTCCAAAGAAGCATCACAAGAGAAGCAAGAGCCACTTAAGGGGAATAAGCTCAACAAAATAGTCTCCCCATCTAGTGGCTACTCCAGCCAAGATGGAGCATCCCCACAAACCTCTAAACAGCCTTACAGCTCATCTCCTAAGCACAAGAAAGGCTTCTTTGCAAAGCTTCAGAAGTTATTTCCTGGGTCCAGTCCTCCTGGTTCAGATCCATCCTCACCATCACAAATAGAGTTTtctaaaaatactaaaattacAGAGGAATCTAAACCTGGCTTTGTCGACACAGTCAGTGTCAGCCCCTCTGTAAGGACCTTGAGAGAACTCTTCAACATCCCTCCCCCACCTAAAGTCCatgctcctccacctcctccccctgAGGTATGGGCTCACAACAAACGTACATTTGAGTTGCTCTTGGGACCCCCAGCTCCTGACAACACATACGCCATCATAAAGAAGAATCCAAAGGACAGGAGACAACAGAGGCAGTCTCCTTCTGTGTCTACAGAGGGCTCTGTgaagatggaaagaaaacacaggaatcCAACAGTAACAGTGGAGTCTGTAAATGGATCCCTGAATGTGCTTCAGGCAATGAAAGTTCAAGAAAATGGGACTCTGAATACAGATATTCACAAAGAGAACAATGAAAAATTAGCTCAGAATGGAGATTTGAaggtagatgagaaagtaaGAGTATGTGAAATGTTAAATGGGATGTTGGTGAAGGCTGTAGAAAAACGTGAAGAAACGCTGGTAGCAGTGAAGAGAGAAGAAGGTCAGAAAACATCCACCCAAGCCACAGAGGTAGAGACCAAGACAGACTCCATACCTTCCATTTCATTAGCACACATTTCTCCATCGCCTTCTCTACCCCGGCAACCACTCACAACTAAGCCCACTGAAGTTTTATCAGTACAAATTGTATCCCATGAGTCGTCCTGGCCCCCGCCACCTCCACCCATGGCACAGGTGGGCATCAGTGGGCCAGATGAAATAGATCTCCCtcttccacctccacctctgtTTGGTGAAGTAGTGCAAGTCTTGCCTTCTGCAGCTGTGTCTGGTAAACCACAGGTGAAAGCAGGAGGTGTCAAGGTGATCACAGGAGCTGAACCTAAGAAACTCCATGCATCAAAAGAGGTGATGTCCTCTACCTTAAATATCCCTCCTCCCCCACCATATACAGCTCCACCTCCACCAACCACAGCAGCCGTGCCTCCTACGACTAAAAATATCTCTTCACCACCACCTTCTTCGAGACCCAAAGAGTCCGCTGCTCCTATTGTTCAAGATGTAACACAAGTTAAAGAAGCTCAAAGTCCTATTGTAGAGGTCTCTCCTCTGCCACCTGAAGACCTAACTCCACCTATTCAAGAAGCCTCTCAGTCTGCTGAAGAGGCAGCACCGGAGAGTAAATTCATGGTTCCGCAAAGTATTCCACCTCCACCACCCCTGCCATCACAGCTCCATCCATCAGAGCAGATTGATACTCAAGACAGCACCCCACTGGAATCTGAAATGAACAAAGATTCAACCAACAGTATTCTCACAGCTCCTCAAAGtattccacctccacctcctatAGAGCCTCTCCATCTTTCAATTAATTCTCAGACAGTTGAAAATCCAGAAACTGAGACACCCCCTTCACCTCCATCTGAGTTCAGAAACTCACCTTCACCACAAGAGACTGAAGAACCTGCTCCTTCTCCACCTATTAGCATTCCTTTGCCTCCACCTTTGCCAGTGGACAGCCTTGTCAGCACTGAGCCCAAGTCTAGTCCTCTGAGCACAGAAAATCAAAGCCAAATGCAAACATCTGCACCTTTTGAACCCACTCCCATCATCACCCCTTTGCTCCTGCAGATGGTCAAGCTTCGGTCTGTTAACAGTAGCCCTGAACCTCCTGAAGCTCAAGAAGAGGCCCCTGCTGTACATGAGGAACCCACTCCCATTGTCACCCCTTCACTCCTGCAGATGGTGAAGCTTCGGTCTGTTAACAGTAGCCCTGAGCCTCCTGAAGCTCAAGAAGAG ACCCCTGCCCCTGTTGTACATGAGGAACCCACTCCCATTGTCACCCCCTCTTTTCCACAAACAGTCAAGCTGCAGTttgtcaacaacaacaaccctAAACCCCCCGAACCACAAGAACCATCAGAGCCTGAGGTCACAATGAAccaacagcagcagagcagTCTAGTCCCATCCTCATCTTTAAACTGTGAGGTTCCCCAGAAGCCCATCAGAAGATCTTTAATTGTGACCTCTCCCACATCCACTTTTCCACCTGTCATCGCCACCTTGCAACCAACTTTGCCCAAGTCTGAGACTGTTGTGGTCCCACCCAAGCCTTCATCCACAGCCATTTCTTCTGCTATAAAGTCTCCTCCTGCCACAACTGCTTCTCCCTCCATGAACCTGCAGGAAGCTATCCGTCTGAGAACAGCAGCCAGATCAAAAGAGGGCCCTGCATCTCGATTTAGCCTGCAGTCGCCATTATCAcctccagattttcataaatcCCCTACATCAACTGCCAGCTTTATCTTCTCCAAGAGCAACAAAAAGGTGGTGATTGAGACCAAGCAAGAGGACAAGGAAACCTTACAGAGGAAGACAGAGGAGTCAAAAAATAAGGGAGTCAAGGTCCCACCACCTGTTGCAAAGAAGCCAAAGGCTAATGGTAAAGAGGCAGAGACCAGTGAAGGTGTGGAGCAAAcaggacaggaagcagaacaAGGGAGTGCCAAAG ATGCCACAGAGGAACCAAACGGGACAGCAGGTACTGTTGGAGGAGAGACATCATCAACATGA
- the si:dkey-157l19.2 gene encoding uncharacterized protein KIAA1522 homolog isoform X1 — protein MSNRDSLGFGDLLPQDVVEVFAQERHNKRGRKKRNRSLRRAFSWLKGKKRKNLTTNGQGLGLGPALDLALDGHPAGHQGHKGGQKSGKQAHPQGNSHAVPKRDDDKTTAPPMFQENVFIETSRPKYLEDLHTEALEGLKMMLQEETSNGVEFQDNESTISAMTVQTDGEGGGFVTDSTIPDSSSVVSMQSSASIRSSRSGLTRQGSTFRPLNSGKKSEKTKTRRRHRRTVVGIPKHVQRELGLDRSGWTLTPALDEEQLHNGETEIRPTTDRPQHAAESAKEVRDSPQATDIIQPLSKDKVEQLGATHAGHRDDLALLHCLGPDLEIGQRPHSLAVPWMTTGSSHQQHLLSPVISMSPQAPHLSKILPNAVLPPSIEVVEISRGRSRNSVRTVSKSSLKLSSPAPSRASSRASSTRTTSSNITSASRYYVPTVSDSSCWSNSASSETLVSDSSTISSSSTPRQKRSQYEDSSAVEDKVISSTCTSNGTSKNKINIKEEKVKKDGQFVRSLSVMKSKRAPPPPSRSYSLHSKMKRRSRDLAEDRVIPGESSPDNASTLSEENEKNKVRSSPLPCVSVDSPGYHADTSSLEDSAGSGSLFLMKSQLAEPKAGDVKDNAETVSKEASQEKQEPLKGNKLNKIVSPSSGYSSQDGASPQTSKQPYSSSPKHKKGFFAKLQKLFPGSSPPGSDPSSPSQIEFSKNTKITEESKPGFVDTVSVSPSVRTLRELFNIPPPPKVHAPPPPPPEVWAHNKRTFELLLGPPAPDNTYAIIKKNPKDRRQQRQSPSVSTEGSVKMERKHRNPTVTVESVNGSLNVLQAMKVQENGTLNTDIHKENNEKLAQNGDLKVDEKVRVCEMLNGMLVKAVEKREETLVAVKREEGQKTSTQATEVETKTDSIPSISLAHISPSPSLPRQPLTTKPTEVLSVQIVSHESSWPPPPPPMAQVGISGPDEIDLPLPPPPLFGEVVQVLPSAAVSGKPQVKAGGVKVITGAEPKKLHASKEVMSSTLNIPPPPPYTAPPPPTTAAVPPTTKNISSPPPSSRPKESAAPIVQDVTQVKEAQSPIVEVSPLPPEDLTPPIQEASQSAEEAAPESKFMVPQSIPPPPPLPSQLHPSEQIDTQDSTPLESEMNKDSTNSILTAPQSIPPPPPIEPLHLSINSQTVENPETETPPSPPSEFRNSPSPQETEEPAPSPPISIPLPPPLPVDSLVSTEPKSSPLSTENQSQMQTSAPFEPTPIITPLLLQMVKLRSVNSSPEPPEAQEEAPAVHEEPTPIVTPSLLQMVKLRSVNSSPEPPEAQEEAPAVHEEPTPIVTPSLLQMVKLRSVNSSPEPPEAQEETPAPVVHEEPTPIVTPSFPQTVKLQFVNNNNPKPPEPQEPSEPEVTMNQQQQSSLVPSSSLNCEVPQKPIRRSLIVTSPTSTFPPVIATLQPTLPKSETVVVPPKPSSTAISSAIKSPPATTASPSMNLQEAIRLRTAARSKEGPASRFSLQSPLSPPDFHKSPTSTASFIFSKSNKKVVIETKQEDKETLQRKTEESKNKGVKVPPPVAKKPKANGKEAETSEGVEQTGQEAEQGSAKDATEEPNGTAGTVGGETSST, from the exons CTGTCCCAAAGCGAGATGATGACAAAACCACCGCGCCCCCAATGTTCCAGGAGAACGTATTCATTGAGACAAGCAGGCCCAAGTACCTGGAGGACCTCCACACTGAGGCCCTGGAAGGATTGAAAATGATGTTGCAGGAAG AAACCAGTAATGGAGTGGAGTTCCAGGATAATGAAAGCACAATT TCGGCAATGACAGTCCAAACAGATGGGGAAGGTGGAGGATTTGTGACCGACAGCACAATTCCTGATTCGTCCTCTGTCGTCTCCATGCAGTCATCCGCTTCCATAAGATCCTCCCGCTCTGGACTCACCAGGCAAG GATCAACATTTAGACCATTAAACTCTGGGAAAAAGTCAGAAAAGACCAAAACAAGGAGAAGACACAGGAGGACTGTTGTGGGGATCCCAAAACATGTTCAGAGAGAGCTGG GCCTGGACAGAAGTGGCTGGACGCTGACTCCGGCACTGGATGAGGAGCAGCTTCACAACGGTGAGACTGAAATCCGCCCCACTACTGATAGGCCACAACATGCAGCAGAGTCAGCAAAGGAAGTGAGAGACAGCCCCCAAGCTACTGACATCATCCAGCCTCTCAGCAAAGACAAAGTGGAGCAACTTGGTGCCACCCATGCTGGTCATAGGGACGACCTGGCTCTGCTGCATTGTCTGGGTCCCGACTTGGAAATTGGACAGAGACCTCATTCTTTGGCAGTCCCCTGGATGACTACTGGCTCCAGCCACCAGCAGCATCTACTCAGCCCTGTCATTTCCATGTCTCCTCAGGCTCCTCACTTGTCCAAAATCCTTCCCAATGCTGTGCTGCCACCCTCCATCGAGGTGGTGGAAATCAGCCGTGGACGGAGTCGCAACAGTGTGCGCACTGTCAGCAAGAGCAGCCTAAAGCTGTCCAGCCCAGCTCCCTCCCGTGCCTCATCTAGAGCTTCTTCAACCAGAACCACATCGTCAAACATCACCTCTGCTTCCCGCTACTATGTTCCCACTGTGTCTGACAGCTCCTGTTGGAGCAATTCAGCATCTTCAGAGACTTTGGTATCAGACTCTTCGACCATCTCTAGCAGCAGCACCCCCAGACAAAAAAGGTCTCAGTATGAGGATTCTTCTGCTGTGGAGGACAAAGTTATTTCATCTACATGTACATCTAATGGCacctctaaaaataaaattaatattaagGAAGAGAAGGTTAAGAAAGATGGGCAGTTTGTGCGTAGCCTCTCTGTCATGAAGTCCAAGAGGGCTCCACCTCCTCCAAGTCGCTCATACTCCCTACACAGTAAGATGAAACGTAGGTCAAGAGATCTGGCAGAGGATAGAGTCATTCCAGGAGAATCTTCTCCCGATAACGCCTCAACTTTAAgtgaggaaaatgaaaaaaacaaagtcagatCATCTCCACTGCCCTGTGTGAGTGTTGATAGCCCTGGCTACCATGCAGACACCAGTTCTCTTGAGGACTCAGCTGGCTCAGGTTCACTCTTTCTCATGAAATCTCAACTGGCAGAACCAAAGGCAGGGGATGTTAAAGACAATGCAGAAACAGTTTCCAAAGAAGCATCACAAGAGAAGCAAGAGCCACTTAAGGGGAATAAGCTCAACAAAATAGTCTCCCCATCTAGTGGCTACTCCAGCCAAGATGGAGCATCCCCACAAACCTCTAAACAGCCTTACAGCTCATCTCCTAAGCACAAGAAAGGCTTCTTTGCAAAGCTTCAGAAGTTATTTCCTGGGTCCAGTCCTCCTGGTTCAGATCCATCCTCACCATCACAAATAGAGTTTtctaaaaatactaaaattacAGAGGAATCTAAACCTGGCTTTGTCGACACAGTCAGTGTCAGCCCCTCTGTAAGGACCTTGAGAGAACTCTTCAACATCCCTCCCCCACCTAAAGTCCatgctcctccacctcctccccctgAGGTATGGGCTCACAACAAACGTACATTTGAGTTGCTCTTGGGACCCCCAGCTCCTGACAACACATACGCCATCATAAAGAAGAATCCAAAGGACAGGAGACAACAGAGGCAGTCTCCTTCTGTGTCTACAGAGGGCTCTGTgaagatggaaagaaaacacaggaatcCAACAGTAACAGTGGAGTCTGTAAATGGATCCCTGAATGTGCTTCAGGCAATGAAAGTTCAAGAAAATGGGACTCTGAATACAGATATTCACAAAGAGAACAATGAAAAATTAGCTCAGAATGGAGATTTGAaggtagatgagaaagtaaGAGTATGTGAAATGTTAAATGGGATGTTGGTGAAGGCTGTAGAAAAACGTGAAGAAACGCTGGTAGCAGTGAAGAGAGAAGAAGGTCAGAAAACATCCACCCAAGCCACAGAGGTAGAGACCAAGACAGACTCCATACCTTCCATTTCATTAGCACACATTTCTCCATCGCCTTCTCTACCCCGGCAACCACTCACAACTAAGCCCACTGAAGTTTTATCAGTACAAATTGTATCCCATGAGTCGTCCTGGCCCCCGCCACCTCCACCCATGGCACAGGTGGGCATCAGTGGGCCAGATGAAATAGATCTCCCtcttccacctccacctctgtTTGGTGAAGTAGTGCAAGTCTTGCCTTCTGCAGCTGTGTCTGGTAAACCACAGGTGAAAGCAGGAGGTGTCAAGGTGATCACAGGAGCTGAACCTAAGAAACTCCATGCATCAAAAGAGGTGATGTCCTCTACCTTAAATATCCCTCCTCCCCCACCATATACAGCTCCACCTCCACCAACCACAGCAGCCGTGCCTCCTACGACTAAAAATATCTCTTCACCACCACCTTCTTCGAGACCCAAAGAGTCCGCTGCTCCTATTGTTCAAGATGTAACACAAGTTAAAGAAGCTCAAAGTCCTATTGTAGAGGTCTCTCCTCTGCCACCTGAAGACCTAACTCCACCTATTCAAGAAGCCTCTCAGTCTGCTGAAGAGGCAGCACCGGAGAGTAAATTCATGGTTCCGCAAAGTATTCCACCTCCACCACCCCTGCCATCACAGCTCCATCCATCAGAGCAGATTGATACTCAAGACAGCACCCCACTGGAATCTGAAATGAACAAAGATTCAACCAACAGTATTCTCACAGCTCCTCAAAGtattccacctccacctcctatAGAGCCTCTCCATCTTTCAATTAATTCTCAGACAGTTGAAAATCCAGAAACTGAGACACCCCCTTCACCTCCATCTGAGTTCAGAAACTCACCTTCACCACAAGAGACTGAAGAACCTGCTCCTTCTCCACCTATTAGCATTCCTTTGCCTCCACCTTTGCCAGTGGACAGCCTTGTCAGCACTGAGCCCAAGTCTAGTCCTCTGAGCACAGAAAATCAAAGCCAAATGCAAACATCTGCACCTTTTGAACCCACTCCCATCATCACCCCTTTGCTCCTGCAGATGGTCAAGCTTCGGTCTGTTAACAGTAGCCCTGAACCTCCTGAAGCTCAAGAAGAGGCCCCTGCTGTACATGAGGAACCCACTCCCATTGTCACCCCTTCACTCCTGCAGATGGTGAAGCTTCGGTCTGTTAACAGTAGCCCTGAGCCTCCTGAAGCTCAAGAAGAGGCCCCTGCTGTACATGAGGAACCCACTCCCATTGTCACCCCTTCACTCCTGCAGATGGTGAAGCTTCGGTCTGTTAACAGTAGCCCTGAGCCTCCTGAAGCTCAAGAAGAGACCCCTGCCCCTGTTGTACATGAGGAACCCACTCCCATTGTCACCCCCTCTTTTCCACAAACAGTCAAGCTGCAGTttgtcaacaacaacaaccctAAACCCCCCGAACCACAAGAACCATCAGAGCCTGAGGTCACAATGAAccaacagcagcagagcagTCTAGTCCCATCCTCATCTTTAAACTGTGAGGTTCCCCAGAAGCCCATCAGAAGATCTTTAATTGTGACCTCTCCCACATCCACTTTTCCACCTGTCATCGCCACCTTGCAACCAACTTTGCCCAAGTCTGAGACTGTTGTGGTCCCACCCAAGCCTTCATCCACAGCCATTTCTTCTGCTATAAAGTCTCCTCCTGCCACAACTGCTTCTCCCTCCATGAACCTGCAGGAAGCTATCCGTCTGAGAACAGCAGCCAGATCAAAAGAGGGCCCTGCATCTCGATTTAGCCTGCAGTCGCCATTATCAcctccagattttcataaatcCCCTACATCAACTGCCAGCTTTATCTTCTCCAAGAGCAACAAAAAGGTGGTGATTGAGACCAAGCAAGAGGACAAGGAAACCTTACAGAGGAAGACAGAGGAGTCAAAAAATAAGGGAGTCAAGGTCCCACCACCTGTTGCAAAGAAGCCAAAGGCTAATGGTAAAGAGGCAGAGACCAGTGAAGGTGTGGAGCAAAcaggacaggaagcagaacaAGGGAGTGCCAAAG ATGCCACAGAGGAACCAAACGGGACAGCAGGTACTGTTGGAGGAGAGACATCATCAACATGA